A genomic segment from Acipenser ruthenus chromosome 5, fAciRut3.2 maternal haplotype, whole genome shotgun sequence encodes:
- the LOC117402188 gene encoding ras-related protein Rab-39B-like, producing the protein MDFSWNYRFGIIILGDSFVGKSSLLQRYTEGMFDKSRQSPLGIDFKVKHLEFEPGILIKLLLWDTAGQERFKSISRSYMRNSVGCLLVFDLTKRQTFERLRDWYNEVIDYVKPSKMVFILIGHKCDLEEEQEVSKEEAERLAKELGITHYVEASAKDNLNVDSAFESLTMEIYELFHAGRIPIREGWYGLSVGVPVDLYNPDEPKTEKSGCC; encoded by the exons ATGGACTTCTCTTGGAATTACAGGTTTGGGATTATCATACTGGGAGACTCGTTTGTGGGGAAATCGTCCCTGCTGCAGCGCTACACTGAAGGCATGTTCGACAAGTCCAGGCAATCTCCAttggggattgattttaaagtAAAGCATCTGGAATTTGAACCTGGAATCTTAATTAAACTTCTGCTTTGGGACACAGCCGGGCAGGAGAGATTCAA GTCCATCTCCAGATCCTACATGAGGAACTCGGTGGGCTGTCTCCTGGTGTTTGACCTcaccaaaaggcaaacatttgAACGCCTCAGAGACTGGTACAATGAGGTGATCGATTATGTAAAGCCCTCAAAGATGGTCTTTATACTGATTGGACACAAATGCGACTTGGAAGAGGAACAGGAGGTGTCCAAAGAGGAGGCAGAAAGGCTAGCAAAAGAACTGGGCATAACACACTACGTGGAGGCCTCAGCCAAAGACAACCTGAATGTGGACTCTGCATTCGAGAGCCTGACCATGGAGATCTATGAGCTTTTTCATGCAGGCCGCATTCCAATAAGGGAAGGCTGGTATGGACTGTCAGTCGGGGTTCCTGTGGATCTATACAACCCTGATGAGCCAAAGACTGAAAAATCTGGATGTTGTTGA